In the genome of Cellvibrio sp. KY-YJ-3, one region contains:
- a CDS encoding NAD(P)/FAD-dependent oxidoreductase, giving the protein MSSLIRKKIAIIGSGISGLLSAYLLARRHDVHVFESNNEIGGHTATKTVSLGDEQFDVDTGFIVFNDRTYPNFIKLLELLGVAYQPTDMGFSVSCTTSQFEYSGTSLNGVFAQRKNIFSLAHLRMLNEIVQFNKACTQLYHSDDIPTEKTLGDYLHEQSYSERFRRFYILPMVSAIWSSGLETAAAMPLVFFVRFFHNHGLLTVTQQPQWFTIKGGSHQYLEPLTRSYQQNIHTNCAISSVKRVAEGVLVTSTKFGEELFDEVVFACHSDQALKLLADPSTAEYEILSAIPYKPNDVVLHSDVRYLPKSTRAWASWNYLLLDESADATALTYNMNILQRLSAPVTFCVSVNAGDGIDPEKVYGRYRYSHPMFTLDSITAQARWAEISGVNKTHFCGAYWRNGFHEDGVVSAIRVAQSLGEIW; this is encoded by the coding sequence ATGTCATCACTGATACGTAAAAAAATTGCCATTATCGGCAGCGGTATTAGCGGCTTATTGAGCGCCTATTTATTGGCACGTCGACACGATGTGCATGTGTTTGAGTCTAACAATGAAATTGGTGGTCATACCGCAACTAAAACGGTCAGCTTGGGTGATGAACAATTCGATGTTGATACCGGTTTTATTGTGTTTAACGATCGCACCTATCCCAATTTTATTAAATTGCTTGAGCTGTTAGGCGTTGCTTATCAGCCTACGGATATGGGTTTTAGTGTTTCTTGCACTACCAGTCAATTTGAGTACAGCGGTACTTCTTTGAATGGTGTATTTGCCCAACGTAAAAATATTTTTAGCCTTGCTCACCTGCGCATGCTTAATGAAATAGTGCAGTTTAATAAAGCCTGCACCCAACTTTACCACTCAGATGACATTCCAACGGAAAAAACCTTGGGTGATTATTTGCATGAGCAAAGCTATAGCGAGAGATTTCGTCGCTTTTATATATTGCCCATGGTCTCTGCTATTTGGTCTTCCGGGCTGGAAACGGCAGCCGCTATGCCGCTGGTGTTTTTTGTGCGCTTCTTTCACAACCACGGTTTGCTCACCGTGACCCAACAGCCCCAGTGGTTTACGATCAAAGGTGGTTCGCACCAGTATCTGGAGCCGCTAACACGCTCTTATCAACAAAACATCCATACCAACTGCGCTATCAGCTCAGTAAAACGTGTGGCAGAAGGTGTGCTGGTTACCAGTACCAAGTTTGGCGAAGAATTGTTTGATGAAGTTGTATTCGCCTGCCATAGCGACCAAGCACTTAAATTATTAGCTGACCCCAGTACAGCTGAATATGAAATTTTATCGGCGATTCCCTACAAGCCCAACGACGTTGTTTTACACAGCGATGTTCGCTATTTGCCAAAATCCACCCGTGCTTGGGCCAGTTGGAATTATTTGCTATTGGATGAGTCTGCCGATGCAACGGCACTCACTTACAATATGAATATTTTGCAAAGGCTGAGTGCGCCGGTTACCTTTTGTGTATCGGTTAATGCAGGTGATGGCATTGATCCGGAAAAGGTCTACGGCCGTTATCGCTACAGCCACCCCATGTTCACACTTGATTCCATTACAGCGCAGGCGCGTTGGGCAGAGATCAGTGGCGTAAACAAAACACATTTTTGCGGTGCTTATTGGCGCAATGGTTTTCATGAGGACGGCGTCGTTTCTGCGATACGTGTCGCGCAATCGCTCGGAGAAATCTGGTGA
- a CDS encoding cyclopropane-fatty-acyl-phospholipid synthase family protein has product MKSTSIALAPKHRVTSLTRNQSIAKGLLFNMLRGLESGCLRVHEQGELFEFGQAHEQTELVADIFVHDANFYSDVIFGGSVGAGEAYMSGYWSTPNLTQVMRLFVRNMDALDRLDNSQSIIGQWLLKVFHWFNRNTKEGSRKNISAHYDLGNDFFKLFLDETMMYSSAIYPAPESSLSVAAVHKLQRVCEKLQLTEQDHLLEIGTGWGGMAIYAAQHYGCRVTTTTISKEQREYALARVAAAGLSDKITVLFDDYRDLQGQFTKLVSIEMIEAVGHDHYAQYFATCSRLLAPNGLMLIQAITIKDQRYERARKAVDFIQRYIFPGGSLPSISVVSDFVKRKTDMNILHIEDIGEHYAQTLKHWRDLFTEKLDEVRAQGFDDRFIRMWEFYLCYCEGGFRERSIGTAQIVFAKPDYRTGFFD; this is encoded by the coding sequence GTGAAATCGACCAGTATCGCACTTGCGCCTAAACACCGCGTTACCTCACTCACACGCAATCAGTCTATCGCCAAAGGGTTGTTGTTCAACATGTTGCGGGGGCTTGAGAGCGGTTGCCTGCGTGTGCATGAGCAGGGCGAGCTGTTTGAGTTTGGTCAAGCGCATGAACAAACCGAATTGGTGGCGGATATTTTTGTACATGATGCCAATTTTTATTCGGATGTGATTTTTGGTGGTTCGGTAGGTGCTGGTGAAGCCTACATGAGCGGTTATTGGTCTACCCCTAATTTAACCCAGGTGATGCGGTTGTTTGTGCGCAATATGGATGCCCTTGATCGACTGGACAATAGTCAATCGATTATTGGGCAGTGGTTGTTGAAAGTATTTCATTGGTTTAATCGCAATACCAAAGAGGGGTCACGTAAAAATATCTCGGCGCACTATGATTTAGGAAACGATTTTTTTAAATTGTTTCTCGACGAAACTATGATGTATTCATCAGCTATTTACCCGGCTCCTGAGTCAAGCCTGTCAGTGGCTGCAGTTCATAAATTACAACGGGTATGTGAAAAACTTCAGCTTACGGAACAGGATCATTTATTGGAAATTGGTACTGGCTGGGGTGGAATGGCCATTTATGCGGCACAACACTATGGCTGTCGTGTGACCACAACAACTATCTCAAAAGAGCAGCGGGAGTATGCGCTGGCACGCGTTGCAGCGGCAGGTTTGAGCGATAAAATTACTGTGCTATTTGATGATTATCGGGATCTCCAGGGGCAATTTACTAAACTGGTGTCAATCGAAATGATTGAGGCAGTAGGGCACGATCATTACGCGCAATACTTTGCAACTTGTTCGCGCCTGCTTGCGCCAAACGGGTTGATGTTGATCCAGGCAATTACCATTAAAGATCAGCGCTATGAGCGCGCACGAAAAGCTGTTGATTTTATCCAGCGCTATATTTTCCCTGGCGGTTCATTACCGTCTATTAGTGTTGTTAGCGATTTTGTTAAACGCAAAACCGACATGAATATTTTACACATCGAAGATATTGGCGAGCACTACGCGCAAACCTTGAAACACTGGCGGGATTTGTTTACAGAAAAGTTGGATGAGGTGCGGGCTCAAGGTTTTGATGATCGCTTTATTCGCATGTGGGAATTTTACCTTTGTTATTGTGAAGGCGGATTTCGCGAGCGCAGTATAGGAACAGCCCAGATAGTTTTCGCTAAACCTGACTATCGCACAGGGTTTTTCGATTAA
- a CDS encoding deoxyribodipyrimidine photo-lyase codes for MTALVWLRHDLRLRDNPALFKAAELGAGVVAVYIHCDAYVRLHDQSAAQRDFIRRHLHILRNELARLNITLLVSRVEKPAQIAPELLRLAQSVNASHCFFNAEYPVNELNRDMAANQLLREQGIAVKRCHDRCIVPPGMVRNGQGEPYKVFTAFKKKWLQTVMPLSLTPLALPQSQTLDSVIKACSPDAIDQLFSGHDLRDLSALWPAGEQEAYRRLDDFIANGLTQYLDQRDYPAIAGTSTLSPYFAVGSLSPRQALSAVLAYTYGDWSGNAGAACWISELIWREFYQHVVVDYPQVCKRKAMQAHTEAFPWQKDTALFEAWCKGMTGIPIVDAAMRQLNATGWMHNRLRMVVAMFLTKNCQIDWRWGEQYFMSQLIDGDFAANNGGWQWSASTGTDAAPYFRIFNPCSQSERFDPKGDFIRKWVPEVAHLSAKEIHNPPPLIKYPRPIVDLSESRKATIALFKNLPPVATT; via the coding sequence ATGACGGCTTTAGTGTGGTTGCGTCACGATTTGCGTTTGCGCGATAACCCGGCGTTGTTTAAAGCGGCAGAGTTGGGTGCCGGTGTGGTCGCTGTTTATATTCATTGCGATGCCTATGTGCGGTTGCATGATCAGTCTGCCGCCCAGCGCGACTTTATTCGTCGTCACTTGCATATTTTGCGCAACGAGTTGGCAAGGCTGAATATTACGCTGTTGGTGAGCCGGGTGGAAAAACCCGCGCAGATCGCACCGGAATTATTGCGTCTCGCACAAAGTGTGAATGCGAGCCATTGTTTTTTTAATGCGGAATATCCGGTTAATGAATTAAATCGCGATATGGCTGCCAATCAATTGCTGCGCGAGCAGGGCATCGCTGTAAAACGCTGCCATGATCGCTGCATTGTGCCACCCGGCATGGTGCGCAATGGTCAAGGCGAGCCTTACAAAGTATTTACCGCGTTTAAAAAGAAGTGGCTGCAAACAGTTATGCCCCTGTCGCTAACACCATTGGCGTTGCCACAATCGCAAACATTGGACTCCGTTATCAAAGCTTGTTCGCCAGATGCGATAGATCAACTATTTTCAGGCCATGATTTACGCGACCTTTCGGCGCTTTGGCCTGCTGGTGAACAGGAGGCATATCGCCGGCTGGATGACTTTATCGCCAATGGTCTCACCCAATATCTGGATCAGCGCGACTATCCCGCTATTGCAGGTACATCCACACTCTCTCCCTATTTTGCCGTGGGTTCTCTTTCGCCACGGCAGGCTTTATCTGCAGTGCTTGCCTACACCTATGGCGATTGGAGTGGTAATGCCGGCGCCGCTTGTTGGATCAGTGAATTAATCTGGCGTGAGTTCTACCAACATGTGGTGGTGGACTACCCGCAAGTGTGCAAACGCAAAGCGATGCAGGCGCACACCGAAGCGTTTCCCTGGCAAAAAGATACTGCTTTATTTGAAGCTTGGTGCAAAGGCATGACCGGCATTCCCATTGTCGATGCAGCCATGCGCCAGTTAAACGCCACTGGGTGGATGCACAATCGCTTACGCATGGTGGTGGCGATGTTTCTCACTAAAAATTGCCAAATTGATTGGCGCTGGGGCGAGCAATATTTTATGTCGCAGCTGATTGATGGCGATTTTGCAGCCAATAACGGTGGCTGGCAGTGGAGCGCATCTACCGGTACCGATGCCGCCCCTTATTTCCGTATTTTTAATCCCTGCAGTCAATCGGAACGCTTTGATCCAAAAGGCGATTTCATTCGTAAGTGGGTACCAGAAGTAGCGCATTTATCTGCCAAGGAAATCCACAATCCGCCGCCCTTGATTAAGTACCCGCGACCCATTGTTGATTTGTCAGAGAGCCGCAAAGCCACGATTGCGCTATTCAAAAATTTACCGCCTGTTGCCACTACCTAG
- a CDS encoding MerR family transcriptional regulator, with protein sequence MSSTQSLPLEGESVDAALVPIREISRVTGVNTVTLRAWERRYGLLVPQRTSKGHRLYSRSDIQRVKEVQLWLGRGLAISKVKALLANQTLAQNEQVIDSNWIQLAQQIYTAINNFQRKPLERLIADTLALYPAEMVADYLFVPLMDDLAGNEPGMSARRAFFSNLALEMILEAQARQRQSAAGERILLLSPTEQENPLLAQLFGYSLLINQHPIEYLGYLNPQEALLACQALNAKIVVLIGYDTVNAAGLQLHLTSLLEKSAVQIVVVGELIAPIPALDLAGQPAVKPCTNQQEAVLFINQFLKG encoded by the coding sequence ATGAGTAGCACTCAATCATTGCCACTCGAGGGCGAATCAGTTGATGCAGCGCTGGTTCCAATTCGCGAGATATCGCGTGTGACGGGCGTCAATACCGTAACACTGCGGGCGTGGGAGCGCCGTTATGGTTTATTAGTTCCCCAGCGAACCAGCAAAGGCCACCGGCTCTACAGTCGTAGCGATATCCAGCGTGTTAAAGAGGTGCAGTTGTGGCTCGGGCGCGGCTTGGCTATTAGCAAAGTAAAAGCGCTGCTGGCCAATCAAACCCTGGCGCAAAATGAGCAAGTTATTGATTCAAATTGGATTCAACTCGCGCAGCAAATTTATACTGCCATTAATAATTTTCAGCGCAAGCCACTCGAGCGATTAATCGCCGATACGCTCGCGCTTTATCCGGCGGAGATGGTTGCCGATTATTTATTTGTACCACTGATGGATGACTTGGCAGGAAACGAACCAGGTATGAGTGCACGGCGTGCTTTTTTTTCAAATCTGGCGCTGGAGATGATTTTAGAGGCGCAAGCGCGGCAGCGCCAATCAGCAGCGGGCGAGCGAATTTTGTTGTTGTCTCCTACAGAACAAGAGAATCCGCTACTGGCACAGTTATTCGGTTATAGCCTGTTAATTAACCAGCATCCGATTGAATACCTGGGGTACTTGAATCCACAGGAAGCGCTGCTGGCATGTCAGGCGCTTAATGCAAAAATAGTTGTGCTTATAGGTTACGACACCGTGAATGCTGCAGGCTTACAACTACACTTAACAAGCTTACTGGAAAAGTCCGCGGTACAAATTGTGGTGGTGGGAGAGTTGATTGCACCAATCCCCGCACTTGATTTGGCCGGGCAACCTGCGGTGAAGCCTTGCACTAACCAGCAAGAGGCCGTTTTATTTATTAATCAATTTTTGAAGGGATGA
- a CDS encoding SDR family oxidoreductase: MTPAAAQRTILITGASSGIGRELARSYLAAGERVFALARSAESLAELVAAYPASCIAVPVDLTSDTDCLRAAETIHSQTDYLDIAILNAGTCEYVDVYNLSMEPFDKVMAINWRGTLNSLQFCLPLLRKRQGSQLVGVSSMASILPMPRSQAYGASKAALEYLFNSLRVDLVKEAIDISIVRPGFVKTPLTARNDFPMPFAVESDFAVKKIVQGIAKRKWIISFPWQLVWIMNFIAYLPLKLQTALLKKISRNSG; this comes from the coding sequence ATGACACCTGCTGCCGCGCAACGCACGATTTTAATTACTGGTGCCTCCAGCGGAATTGGGCGTGAATTGGCGCGCAGTTATCTAGCTGCAGGGGAGAGGGTATTTGCGTTGGCGCGTTCGGCCGAAAGTTTGGCGGAGCTGGTTGCGGCTTATCCTGCCAGCTGTATTGCGGTACCGGTGGATTTGACCAGCGACACTGATTGCCTGCGCGCCGCAGAGACCATTCACTCGCAAACTGATTACTTGGATATCGCGATTCTAAATGCGGGCACCTGTGAATATGTGGATGTCTATAACTTATCCATGGAGCCGTTCGACAAAGTAATGGCTATTAATTGGCGCGGCACATTGAACAGTTTGCAGTTTTGTTTGCCCTTGTTACGCAAACGCCAAGGGTCGCAATTAGTGGGCGTTTCCAGCATGGCCAGTATTTTACCAATGCCGCGCTCACAAGCTTATGGCGCTTCCAAGGCGGCGCTTGAATATTTATTTAATTCACTGCGCGTGGACCTGGTTAAAGAAGCGATTGATATTTCCATTGTGCGACCCGGTTTTGTAAAAACGCCGCTGACAGCACGCAACGATTTTCCTATGCCATTTGCGGTGGAGAGCGATTTCGCTGTGAAAAAAATAGTACAGGGTATCGCTAAACGTAAGTGGATTATTTCATTCCCGTGGCAGTTGGTGTGGATCATGAACTTTATCGCGTATCTACCACTGAAATTACAAACAGCGTTATTGAAAAAAATTTCCCGAAACTCGGGCTGA
- a CDS encoding nuclear transport factor 2 family protein has translation MTPTVPQKVRAMYMRFDKKILKTLPEIYSEDIQFRDPLHAVNGINNLAQYFGGMMDDLLECRFEFHHSLEMIERGEAILFWTMHYRHKKIAGGKPLELTGNSHLLFNEKVYYHRDYFDAGSMLYEHLPLLGAAIRYVKKRIGAK, from the coding sequence ATGACGCCAACAGTTCCACAAAAAGTGCGTGCCATGTATATGCGCTTTGATAAAAAAATTCTCAAAACTCTGCCGGAAATTTATAGCGAGGACATACAGTTTCGCGATCCATTACACGCCGTAAATGGTATTAATAATCTTGCGCAATATTTTGGTGGGATGATGGATGACTTGCTTGAGTGTCGCTTTGAATTCCATCATTCATTGGAAATGATAGAGCGCGGTGAAGCCATTCTGTTTTGGACCATGCACTACCGGCACAAAAAAATTGCCGGAGGAAAACCACTTGAACTCACGGGTAATAGTCACCTGCTGTTCAACGAAAAAGTTTATTACCACCGCGATTATTTTGATGCCGGCTCTATGCTGTATGAGCATTTACCCTTATTGGGTGCCGCGATTCGCTACGTTAAAAAACGCATAGGTGCCAAATGA
- a CDS encoding DUF1365 domain-containing protein, whose translation MHSAIYQGKLRHRRFHPKRHEFTYNSTLFYIDLDELPELFSGARGWSLNRKNIGSFLRSDYLGDPSIPLKDAVRSKVKALAGSCPLGPIRMLTNLRMWGFCFNPVTLYYLFEVDANCPSVILAEVNNTPWNERHCYLVQCSSQSGKTKTEFEKKFHVSPFNPLDMVYHWVSTNPDENLLVHMENHAPPIQKKLTGTTNPICHMDATLNLRRYAWSPILLKRLLWFQPWAAIKVPLAIYWQAARLFFKGAPVYSHQTINPLHTDTSVELKTTGEKS comes from the coding sequence ATGCATAGCGCTATTTATCAAGGTAAGTTACGTCACAGACGTTTTCATCCCAAACGTCATGAGTTTACTTATAACTCTACCCTGTTTTATATCGACCTGGACGAATTGCCTGAACTTTTTTCTGGTGCGCGCGGCTGGTCTTTGAATCGAAAAAATATTGGCAGCTTTTTGCGTAGCGATTATTTAGGTGATCCTTCAATCCCATTAAAAGATGCAGTGCGCAGCAAAGTGAAAGCGTTGGCGGGCTCTTGTCCCCTTGGCCCAATACGCATGCTGACCAATTTACGCATGTGGGGGTTCTGCTTTAACCCGGTGACCTTGTATTACCTATTTGAAGTTGATGCGAACTGCCCAAGCGTGATTCTTGCCGAGGTGAATAATACGCCGTGGAATGAACGTCACTGTTACTTGGTACAATGCAGCAGTCAGTCGGGAAAAACCAAAACTGAATTTGAAAAAAAATTCCATGTGTCACCTTTTAATCCATTGGACATGGTTTATCACTGGGTAAGTACAAACCCGGATGAAAACTTGTTAGTGCACATGGAAAATCATGCACCGCCTATACAAAAAAAACTCACTGGCACCACTAATCCCATCTGCCATATGGATGCCACTCTCAATTTGCGGCGCTATGCATGGTCGCCCATTTTGTTAAAACGATTGCTGTGGTTTCAACCTTGGGCCGCGATAAAAGTGCCACTTGCAATTTATTGGCAAGCAGCCCGTTTATTTTTTAAAGGTGCACCCGTGTATTCGCACCAAACAATAAATCCTTTGCACACTGACACCAGTGTAGAACTTAAAACGACAGGGGAAAAATCGTGA
- a CDS encoding DUF523 and DUF1722 domain-containing protein, whose protein sequence is MIKIPVGVSQCLLGEQVRFDGGHKRSRYLTDVLSNFIEFRPVCPEVAIGLGIPRKPIRLMVIGDETRVVGVTNPELDVTDALVAQAELAVAQMPDICGYVFMQNSPSCGVYGMKRYRTNGYTMDAKGRGAYAKRFMELMPHLPVEEAGRLNDAGLRDNFLTRVFAFHDFKKHLAHEPTAKKLINFYSRYKYQVMAHHVPSYFEIGRFLSNLGGRDIQASCDHFFQLFMAALSHHATRKGNTNAMMHLRGYLKEILSTQDKQELSQLIDSYKAGMVPLVVPLTLLKHHLLKLENPYLKSQTFWSPHPEQLGLRNHIIENS, encoded by the coding sequence ATGATCAAGATTCCTGTAGGTGTTAGCCAGTGTCTCTTGGGCGAGCAAGTGCGTTTTGATGGTGGCCACAAACGTAGCCGCTATTTAACAGACGTACTCTCCAACTTCATCGAGTTCCGCCCTGTATGCCCGGAAGTGGCTATCGGTCTGGGAATTCCGCGTAAACCAATCCGCTTGATGGTAATTGGTGACGAGACCCGGGTTGTTGGTGTCACCAATCCCGAGCTGGATGTCACTGATGCTTTGGTGGCTCAAGCTGAGTTGGCCGTTGCACAAATGCCGGACATCTGCGGCTATGTATTCATGCAAAACTCCCCCAGCTGTGGGGTTTATGGCATGAAACGCTATCGCACTAATGGTTACACCATGGATGCCAAAGGGCGCGGTGCTTATGCCAAACGTTTTATGGAGCTGATGCCTCATTTACCGGTGGAAGAAGCAGGGCGCCTGAATGATGCGGGGCTGCGCGATAACTTTCTCACCCGTGTATTTGCATTTCACGATTTTAAAAAGCACCTTGCCCATGAACCCACTGCCAAAAAGCTGATTAACTTTTACTCTCGCTATAAATATCAGGTGATGGCCCACCATGTGCCCAGTTATTTTGAGATAGGGCGTTTTTTATCCAACCTTGGCGGGCGTGATATTCAAGCCAGCTGCGATCATTTTTTTCAATTATTCATGGCTGCACTTTCACACCACGCCACGCGCAAAGGCAATACCAACGCCATGATGCACTTGCGTGGCTACCTCAAAGAAATTCTGAGCACTCAGGACAAGCAAGAGTTGTCACAGCTCATTGATTCCTACAAAGCTGGCATGGTGCCTTTGGTGGTGCCCTTGACCCTGTTAAAACACCATCTGCTCAAGTTGGAAAACCCTTACCTTAAATCACAAACCTTTTGGTCACCGCATCCAGAACAGCTGGGTTTACGTAACCACATCATTGAGAACAGCTGA